One genomic window of Agarivorans sp. Alg241-V36 includes the following:
- a CDS encoding diguanylate cyclase domain-containing protein — MHESFYPTVWMQATIALLSILLVVVIIMWAVARSKVRAQRAAMVKSPAAQLMIDIEAKQVIFANPRVCELLQLANNGKHWQFSDSAHFEQLLELLKSHQSSAKIEGVHWLVSFPQQTRVLLLYASLTAHNGREVWFINAYENAQGYSYLNRIEQEQKLFANVLNSIPEFIYFKDANERLLGCNQAWAGFHGLKPGELTGKKLSDFLTRNELERSQTYDDQVLAGEPCQHTEWFSAPDSRQILLQNNVYPLKNQQDEVTGVLNVSYDVTKWHELNRKLEHENQNRISSEKELGRQNNLIRTVFNSTPDPLGFIDDKGNFVGGNEPFAKMFGYTSDELLGKHLTEVLSEEQLEQHQLQNRQILEDGKPLRYEELVYLDDGHQIWYEVIKGPYFDDVSGERGIIFITRDVTERKATEQQLADAIMQLQELSFIDSLTQVANRRSFDEKLLQLWLTHRREGVELSLLLLDIDCFKQYNDNYGHQQGDEALRQVAKLISRSVKRGSDLVARYGGEEFAILLPNTGSEGAKQIAETVLNNMNQATIPHEFSDVSDFVSVSIGVASVIPQQGVDYGELVRVADLQLYRAKHQGKARYCSAGDSAIEDVKAAP; from the coding sequence ATGCACGAAAGTTTTTATCCTACAGTCTGGATGCAGGCTACCATTGCACTACTCAGCATACTGCTAGTAGTGGTCATTATTATGTGGGCCGTGGCTCGCAGCAAAGTGCGCGCGCAGCGTGCCGCAATGGTGAAGTCTCCCGCTGCCCAGCTGATGATCGATATAGAAGCCAAACAGGTTATTTTTGCTAACCCTCGTGTATGTGAATTACTGCAATTGGCTAACAATGGTAAACATTGGCAGTTCTCAGATTCTGCTCACTTCGAGCAATTGTTAGAGCTACTTAAATCACATCAGTCTTCGGCTAAAATTGAAGGTGTTCACTGGTTGGTAAGTTTCCCTCAGCAAACCCGGGTTTTGCTGCTTTACGCCAGTCTCACTGCGCATAATGGCCGTGAAGTATGGTTTATAAATGCCTATGAAAATGCTCAAGGGTATTCTTATTTAAATCGAATAGAGCAAGAGCAAAAATTGTTTGCTAACGTGCTTAATTCCATTCCAGAATTTATTTATTTTAAAGATGCTAATGAGCGCTTACTGGGCTGTAACCAGGCATGGGCGGGTTTTCATGGCTTAAAGCCAGGTGAACTTACTGGTAAGAAGCTTAGCGACTTTTTGACCCGTAACGAGTTAGAACGCAGCCAAACTTACGATGACCAGGTGTTGGCGGGCGAGCCTTGCCAGCATACCGAATGGTTTAGTGCCCCAGATAGCCGACAAATTCTGCTGCAAAATAATGTTTATCCACTCAAAAACCAGCAAGACGAAGTAACCGGTGTGCTTAATGTGTCTTACGACGTGACTAAATGGCACGAGCTTAACCGTAAACTTGAGCACGAAAACCAAAATCGAATCAGCTCTGAAAAAGAACTGGGGCGGCAAAATAACCTTATCCGAACGGTGTTTAATTCAACCCCCGATCCGCTGGGCTTTATTGACGATAAGGGTAACTTTGTTGGTGGCAACGAACCCTTCGCAAAAATGTTTGGCTATACCAGCGATGAGCTGTTAGGTAAGCACCTTACTGAAGTCTTGAGCGAAGAACAGCTCGAGCAACATCAACTGCAAAATCGACAGATTCTTGAAGATGGCAAGCCGCTTCGTTATGAAGAACTGGTGTATTTAGATGATGGCCATCAAATTTGGTATGAGGTGATTAAAGGTCCGTATTTTGATGATGTAAGCGGCGAGCGCGGCATTATCTTTATCACTCGTGATGTTACCGAGCGTAAAGCGACTGAACAACAATTGGCTGACGCGATTATGCAGCTACAAGAGCTGAGCTTTATCGACAGTCTAACCCAAGTGGCCAACCGTCGTAGCTTTGATGAGAAACTACTGCAGCTGTGGTTAACTCATCGTCGTGAAGGGGTGGAGCTAAGTTTGCTACTGCTCGATATCGACTGCTTCAAGCAATATAACGACAATTACGGCCATCAACAAGGCGACGAAGCTCTGCGCCAAGTGGCTAAGTTAATCAGCCGCTCGGTGAAGCGTGGTTCTGATTTAGTGGCTCGTTATGGCGGCGAAGAATTTGCTATATTGTTGCCTAATACCGGCAGCGAAGGTGCTAAGCAGATAGCTGAAACCGTGTTAAACAATATGAACCAAGCCACCATTCCACACGAGTTTTCTGATGTTAGTGACTTTGTGTCGGTGAGTATTGGTGTGGCCAGTGTTATTCCGCAACAAGGGGTGGATTACGGCGAGCTGGTACGGGTGGCTGATTTACAGCTTTATCGTGCTAAACATCAAGGTAAAGCACGTTATTGCAGTGCTGGCGATAGCGCTATTGAAGACGTAAAAGCAGCGCCCTAA
- a CDS encoding TIGR01212 family radical SAM protein (This family includes YhcC from E. coli K-12, an uncharacterized radical SAM protein.), with the protein MQLDLYVNTLGRHLKQQFGGKVRKLSVDGDFTCPNRDGSIGKGGCTFCNVDAFVKPQQQMMPIGEQLDARKAELKHKNIRYLAYFQAYTSTYAEVEYLRGMYQQALADDSVVGLCIGTRPDCVPDAVLEMLAEYQTQGKEVWLELGVQTAHDETLKKINRGHDFAAFQQAVARAHQHGLKVCAHLILGLPGEQPEHYMQSLNAVLAEDIAGIKLHPLHVVEGSTMAKAWQAGRLQTMTQQHYVEQAVKLIRHTPAHVVYHRVSAHARPPVLLAPNWCQNKWLALTDIAKKLAAEGPQGSALATK; encoded by the coding sequence GTGCAGTTAGATTTATACGTAAATACTTTAGGTCGTCATCTTAAGCAACAGTTTGGCGGCAAGGTTCGTAAGCTTAGTGTAGATGGTGATTTTACCTGCCCTAATCGTGACGGTAGTATTGGTAAAGGTGGCTGCACTTTTTGCAACGTAGATGCCTTTGTTAAGCCGCAGCAGCAAATGATGCCAATAGGTGAGCAGCTCGATGCCCGCAAAGCTGAGTTAAAGCACAAAAACATTCGTTATTTGGCCTATTTTCAAGCTTATACCAGCACCTATGCGGAAGTTGAATATCTGCGCGGAATGTACCAACAAGCCCTAGCTGACGACTCGGTAGTAGGCTTGTGTATTGGCACTCGCCCAGACTGTGTACCCGATGCGGTGTTAGAAATGCTGGCCGAATACCAAACTCAAGGTAAGGAAGTTTGGTTAGAACTTGGCGTACAAACGGCCCATGATGAGACTTTAAAGAAGATTAATCGCGGCCACGACTTTGCCGCCTTTCAACAGGCGGTCGCACGTGCTCACCAACATGGTTTAAAAGTATGTGCCCATCTTATTTTGGGTTTGCCTGGCGAACAGCCTGAGCACTATATGCAGTCGCTTAATGCGGTTCTGGCCGAAGATATTGCCGGCATTAAGCTGCACCCCTTACACGTGGTTGAGGGAAGCACCATGGCTAAAGCGTGGCAAGCTGGCCGTTTGCAGACCATGACTCAGCAGCATTATGTTGAGCAAGCGGTAAAGCTGATTCGCCATACCCCTGCTCATGTGGTTTATCATCGGGTGAGTGCACATGCTCGGCCACCGGTTTTACTGGCGCCAAATTGGTGCCAAAACAAATGGTTAGCCCTAACCGATATCGCTAAAAAACTGGCCGCCGAGGGGCCACAAGGCAGCGCATTAGCCACTAAATAA
- a CDS encoding DUF2750 domain-containing protein, with protein sequence MSTQALIEANDRLTTKQRYQSFIEQTRKSQQVWTLSDEQGCLIIETGDEKVLLLWSEQALAEHWGSKDHSNFKALAISLSDLTDKWLPGMANDGFDLAVAPSFAGEGTIVSPLDLADELSSGKIK encoded by the coding sequence ATGAGCACTCAAGCATTAATCGAAGCAAACGACCGACTCACTACCAAGCAGCGTTATCAAAGTTTTATCGAGCAAACTCGCAAGAGCCAACAGGTTTGGACCTTAAGTGACGAGCAAGGCTGTTTGATTATTGAAACTGGTGACGAAAAAGTATTACTGCTTTGGAGCGAGCAAGCGCTAGCAGAGCACTGGGGCAGCAAAGATCACAGCAACTTTAAAGCACTTGCCATTAGCTTGAGTGATTTAACAGATAAATGGCTACCAGGCATGGCAAACGATGGCTTCGACCTAGCAGTTGCCCCGAGTTTTGCAGGTGAAGGTACTATTGTTTCCCCGTTAGACCTAGCCGACGAGCTTAGCAGCGGAAAAATTAAGTAA
- the tyrS gene encoding tyrosine--tRNA ligase: MTTTVNPLLEDLKARGLVAQCTADEELAEHLSSGARTLYCGFDPTADSLHIGSLVPLLMLKRFQQAGHKPLALVGGATGLIGDPSFKAAERKLNSDEVVTGWVGKLQKQVSQFIAFGEQDNAAKVINNLDWIGQVNVIDFMRNVGKHFSVNAMIKKESVKQRIDRDESGISFTEFSYMLLQSYDFAELSDKENTTLQIGGSDQWGNITGGIDLARRMYSNKVYGLTMPLVTKADGTKFGKTETGTIWLDPKRTSPYAFYQFWINTADADVYSFLRYFTFIDVAEIAAIEERDKAAQGRPEAQGILAKEVTRLVHGEEGLASAMRITQALFSGDLASLSESDLEQLAQDGLPTTQLEQSEAGLVEVLTASELAKSNKMAREFIGNGAVSVNGEKLNDPQLTLQACDALYGKYSVVKRGKKLFSLVIWAS; the protein is encoded by the coding sequence ATGACGACAACGGTTAATCCATTATTAGAAGATTTGAAGGCGCGCGGCCTAGTTGCTCAATGCACTGCCGATGAAGAACTGGCCGAACACCTTTCTAGTGGAGCCCGCACCCTGTATTGTGGTTTCGACCCTACAGCCGACAGCCTGCACATTGGCAGCCTAGTACCGCTACTTATGCTTAAGCGCTTTCAACAGGCTGGCCACAAACCTTTAGCCCTAGTGGGTGGAGCTACTGGCTTAATTGGTGACCCAAGCTTTAAAGCCGCCGAGCGCAAACTTAACAGCGATGAAGTAGTGACCGGCTGGGTTGGCAAACTGCAAAAGCAAGTCAGCCAATTTATCGCATTTGGCGAACAAGACAACGCCGCCAAGGTAATTAATAACCTTGATTGGATTGGTCAAGTTAACGTGATTGATTTCATGCGTAATGTGGGCAAGCACTTTAGTGTTAACGCGATGATCAAGAAAGAGTCAGTGAAACAGCGTATCGACCGCGATGAATCTGGCATTTCATTCACCGAATTTAGCTATATGCTGCTGCAATCTTACGACTTTGCAGAGCTAAGCGATAAAGAAAACACCACCCTACAAATTGGTGGTTCAGATCAGTGGGGCAATATCACTGGTGGTATTGACTTAGCGCGCCGCATGTACAGCAACAAAGTGTACGGCTTAACCATGCCGCTAGTAACTAAAGCAGATGGCACCAAGTTTGGTAAAACTGAAACAGGCACCATTTGGTTAGACCCTAAACGTACCTCACCTTACGCCTTCTACCAGTTCTGGATTAATACCGCAGACGCCGACGTATATTCGTTCTTACGTTACTTCACCTTTATCGATGTTGCAGAAATTGCTGCCATTGAAGAGCGTGACAAAGCCGCTCAAGGCCGCCCAGAAGCACAGGGGATTTTAGCTAAAGAAGTCACCCGCTTAGTACATGGCGAAGAAGGTTTAGCCTCTGCCATGCGCATTACTCAAGCGCTATTCTCTGGTGATTTAGCCTCTCTTAGCGAGTCGGACTTAGAGCAGCTAGCCCAAGATGGTTTACCAACCACTCAACTTGAGCAAAGCGAAGCCGGTTTGGTTGAAGTTCTTACCGCTAGCGAGTTAGCAAAATCGAATAAAATGGCCCGTGAGTTTATTGGTAACGGCGCAGTGTCAGTAAACGGTGAGAAACTCAACGACCCACAACTGACTCTGCAAGCCTGCGATGCCTTATACGGCAAGTACTCAGTGGTTAAGCGCGGTAAAAAACTATTCAGCTTAGTGATTTGGGCCAGCTAA
- a CDS encoding RICIN domain-containing protein, whose amino-acid sequence MLRNTLLLAAASLAFNAQAKDWEDYTVPADPGFGNTWELVEAFSDDFNYQGKNQQFSEKWNDHYHNAWTGPGLTEWSSAHSDIVDGKLVIKAARKPESDKVHLGVVTSKTPIVYPVYMEAKIKVANQVLSSNFWLLSADDKRELDILEIYGSDRANHHKHSRHANTNYHVFIRDEESNEIIKDIGSQQHHFLANEAPYRDNFHRFGAYWIDPWNVEFYIDGRLVRRLTKTSLKDPENLGLDREMFMIIDMEDHDWRSSVGHIANDADLADESRNKMLVDWVRVYTPVEAKEGEQELAAIQLPNGAAGLSLRHSTKCFEIRNPRSEKGGRYRQNYCDHRSQQQKFLFSEQTSSQGQQISIKNAANEFCVVAREGKQDLRQQKCDANATAQSWVLLNQGQNWFSLQNLATGECLEMAKGSKKNGKQLSLGSCETAEHQSFKFVQ is encoded by the coding sequence TTGTTAAGAAACACTTTATTACTGGCTGCAGCCAGCCTAGCCTTTAATGCACAAGCCAAAGATTGGGAAGATTACACCGTACCAGCCGACCCCGGCTTTGGTAATACTTGGGAATTAGTTGAAGCATTCTCAGATGATTTTAACTACCAAGGAAAAAACCAGCAGTTCAGCGAAAAATGGAATGACCACTACCACAACGCGTGGACCGGCCCAGGTTTAACTGAATGGAGTTCTGCACATTCCGATATTGTAGATGGAAAGCTAGTCATTAAAGCGGCTAGAAAACCTGAATCAGACAAAGTCCACTTAGGTGTTGTCACGTCTAAAACACCAATTGTTTATCCGGTATACATGGAAGCAAAAATTAAAGTTGCTAACCAAGTATTGTCATCAAACTTTTGGTTATTGAGTGCTGATGATAAACGCGAGTTAGATATTCTAGAGATTTACGGTAGCGACCGCGCCAACCACCACAAGCATTCACGCCATGCCAATACCAATTACCATGTATTCATCCGCGACGAAGAGAGTAACGAGATAATCAAAGACATTGGCTCTCAGCAACACCACTTTCTAGCTAACGAAGCCCCCTACCGCGATAACTTTCATCGCTTTGGCGCTTACTGGATAGATCCGTGGAATGTTGAGTTTTATATTGATGGACGCTTGGTGCGTCGCTTAACTAAAACGTCACTAAAAGATCCAGAAAACCTTGGTTTAGACCGCGAAATGTTCATGATTATCGACATGGAAGACCATGACTGGCGTTCAAGTGTTGGCCATATTGCCAACGATGCAGACTTAGCCGACGAAAGCAGAAATAAAATGTTGGTGGACTGGGTTCGAGTGTACACACCCGTTGAAGCAAAAGAAGGTGAGCAAGAGTTAGCAGCGATTCAACTACCCAATGGAGCCGCCGGCCTAAGTTTGCGCCACAGCACTAAGTGCTTTGAGATTAGAAACCCACGCTCAGAAAAAGGTGGCCGTTATCGCCAAAACTACTGCGACCACCGTAGCCAACAACAAAAGTTTTTATTTAGTGAGCAAACAAGTAGTCAAGGCCAGCAAATTAGCATTAAAAACGCCGCCAATGAGTTTTGTGTCGTTGCCCGTGAAGGTAAGCAAGACTTGCGTCAGCAAAAGTGCGACGCAAACGCAACAGCTCAGTCTTGGGTATTATTAAACCAAGGCCAAAATTGGTTCAGTCTGCAAAACCTCGCCACTGGAGAGTGTTTAGAAATGGCGAAAGGTTCTAAAAAAAATGGCAAGCAATTGTCTTTAGGAAGCTGCGAAACAGCCGAGCACCAAAGTTTCAAATTTGTTCAGTAA
- the aldA gene encoding aldehyde dehydrogenase, translated as MKNYQMYINGSWIDAKSGATAEVLNPSTEEVIATVANGDETDAELAMSAALAAQKQWRKLPARKRAEKLYELVAEIKANRDFLAKLLVQEQGKLLKVARMEVDVTCSFIEYACEWARHIEGDIVESDNPDEHIWIHKVPRGVVVAITAWNFPLALAGRKIGPALVAGNAIIVKPTTETPLATLELAKLADKVGLPKGLLNVVTGPGRTLGDALVRHPSTSMISMTGSTPAGQAIVRATSDNLAHVQLELGGKAPFIVLEDANIDAAVDAALSSKFDNCGQVCTCNERLYVHQAIYSEFMEKLLAKVTALKVGDPMNEDSDMGPKVSAKELANMEAMVAKALEEGAKLACGGKRLSGPGFEKGYWFEPTVFTDVTQDMSLVHEEIFGPILPVVKFAEFDEVINYANDSEYGLSAMIFTNRIKLVMDLVNDLECGEIYVNRGHGEQHQGFHNGYKLSGSGGEDGKYGFEQYLEKKTFYVDFSK; from the coding sequence ATGAAAAATTATCAGATGTACATCAATGGTAGCTGGATTGACGCAAAATCTGGCGCAACAGCCGAGGTGCTTAACCCTTCAACCGAGGAAGTGATAGCCACCGTTGCAAACGGCGATGAAACAGATGCCGAGTTAGCAATGAGCGCCGCATTAGCGGCACAAAAACAGTGGCGTAAACTACCCGCCCGTAAACGCGCAGAAAAACTCTATGAACTGGTGGCAGAGATAAAAGCTAACCGTGACTTCTTAGCTAAATTGCTGGTTCAAGAGCAAGGAAAGCTGCTTAAAGTTGCGCGTATGGAAGTAGACGTAACCTGCTCATTTATTGAATACGCCTGTGAATGGGCACGCCATATTGAAGGTGACATTGTTGAATCAGATAACCCTGACGAGCACATTTGGATCCACAAAGTACCACGCGGTGTGGTAGTAGCGATTACGGCTTGGAACTTTCCGCTCGCCTTGGCTGGTCGAAAAATTGGCCCAGCCTTAGTTGCCGGCAATGCCATTATTGTAAAACCCACTACCGAGACCCCGTTAGCCACTTTAGAGCTAGCCAAGCTAGCCGACAAAGTCGGTTTACCTAAAGGTTTACTCAACGTGGTCACCGGCCCAGGCAGAACCCTTGGCGATGCACTAGTGCGCCATCCGAGCACCAGTATGATCTCAATGACCGGTAGTACTCCTGCTGGTCAAGCCATTGTGCGCGCTACTTCAGACAACTTGGCTCATGTGCAATTAGAGTTGGGCGGTAAAGCACCTTTCATTGTGCTGGAAGACGCCAATATAGATGCTGCGGTGGATGCAGCACTGAGCTCCAAGTTTGATAATTGTGGTCAGGTATGTACCTGTAATGAGCGTTTATATGTTCATCAAGCCATTTACTCAGAATTCATGGAAAAGCTACTGGCTAAAGTCACCGCGCTAAAAGTGGGCGACCCAATGAACGAAGATAGCGACATGGGGCCCAAAGTAAGCGCTAAAGAGCTAGCCAATATGGAAGCCATGGTTGCAAAAGCCCTTGAAGAAGGGGCGAAGTTGGCCTGTGGTGGTAAGAGACTAAGTGGTCCAGGGTTTGAAAAAGGCTATTGGTTTGAGCCAACAGTTTTTACTGACGTAACCCAAGACATGAGCCTCGTTCACGAAGAGATCTTTGGCCCTATTTTGCCCGTAGTTAAATTTGCTGAGTTTGATGAAGTGATTAACTATGCCAACGATTCTGAGTATGGTTTGTCAGCGATGATTTTCACCAACAGAATCAAGTTAGTCATGGATTTGGTAAACGACCTTGAATGCGGAGAGATTTATGTAAACCGCGGCCATGGCGAACAACATCAGGGCTTCCACAATGGCTACAAGCTTAGTGGCTCTGGTGGCGAAGATGGTAAGTATGGTTTTGAGCAATACCTAGAGAAAAAGACCTTTTACGTAGATTTCTCTAAATAA